The Moraxella osloensis genome contains a region encoding:
- a CDS encoding aspartate kinase, whose protein sequence is MALIVQKYGGTSMGSIERIKNVAQRVKRWHDNGHQVVVVVSAMSGETNRLIDLARQISKEPNAREYDQMVSTGEQVSISLLAMALNEIGVSAKSMTGGQVAIRTDDSHTKARIQHIDDSQIRAALDAGMVVVVAGFQGVDDKGDINTLGRGGSDTTGVALAAALSADECQIYTDVDGVYTTDPRVTPKAKKLSKITFEEMLEMASLGSKVLQIRSVEFAGKYQVPLRVLSSFDENADGKFDDDFKKNVGTLITTDEGDSMEQPIISGIAFNRDEAKVSILAVPDRPGIASSILSPISAANIEIDMIIQNIAENGLTDFTFTVNRGDFDKTLAILGDNLAEIGDKEIVSNNKVVKVSLVGVGMRSHAGVASKMFETLAENNINIQMISTSEIKISVLIQEEQLEKAVKALHTAFGLDREDGESKVAGL, encoded by the coding sequence ATGGCTTTAATCGTACAAAAATACGGTGGTACGTCGATGGGTAGTATCGAACGTATCAAAAATGTGGCACAGCGCGTCAAACGTTGGCATGACAATGGTCATCAGGTGGTGGTTGTCGTCTCTGCCATGAGTGGCGAGACCAATCGCTTGATTGATTTGGCACGTCAAATCAGTAAAGAACCAAACGCTCGTGAATACGACCAAATGGTGTCAACCGGTGAGCAAGTATCGATTTCTTTACTTGCTATGGCATTAAATGAAATCGGTGTGAGCGCCAAGTCAATGACGGGCGGACAAGTGGCGATTCGTACCGATGATAGTCATACCAAAGCTCGTATCCAACATATCGATGATAGTCAGATTCGCGCCGCACTCGATGCTGGTATGGTCGTTGTGGTGGCGGGTTTTCAAGGCGTGGATGATAAAGGAGACATCAACACCTTAGGTCGTGGTGGCTCGGACACCACCGGGGTTGCGCTGGCTGCTGCCTTATCTGCCGATGAATGTCAAATCTATACCGATGTCGACGGCGTGTATACTACCGACCCACGGGTGACACCAAAAGCCAAAAAATTATCAAAAATTACCTTTGAAGAAATGCTAGAAATGGCAAGCCTTGGCTCAAAAGTGTTGCAAATTCGCTCGGTTGAATTTGCCGGAAAATACCAAGTACCTCTGCGTGTTTTATCCAGTTTTGATGAAAACGCCGATGGTAAATTCGATGATGATTTTAAAAAGAATGTAGGTACATTAATTACCACCGATGAGGGAGACAGCATGGAACAACCAATTATTTCGGGCATCGCCTTTAACCGTGACGAGGCTAAAGTATCTATTTTAGCAGTGCCTGATCGTCCTGGTATTGCGTCATCGATTTTAAGCCCCATCAGTGCTGCCAATATCGAAATCGATATGATTATCCAAAACATCGCAGAAAACGGATTGACCGACTTTACCTTTACTGTTAACCGTGGGGATTTTGATAAAACCCTAGCGATTTTGGGTGACAATCTTGCTGAGATTGGCGACAAAGAAATCGTGAGCAATAACAAAGTGGTTAAAGTATCACTAGTGGGTGTTGGGATGCGTTCACATGCAGGCGTGGCAAGCAAAATGTTTGAAACACTGGCAGAAAACAACATCAATATCCAAATGATTTCTACCAGCGAAATCAAAATCTCGGTACTGATTCAAGAAGAACAACTGGAAAAAGCGGTTAAAGCTTTACATACCGCTTTTGGTCTTGACCGTGAAGACGGTGAAAGCAAGGTTGCTGGATTATAA
- a CDS encoding HopJ type III effector protein: MSAIDKLELSKLLAKLENKSLDFASVLAIIDSYYDYRPTEFVNGEVHNAAGENEGSAKVFGFALLNHLTQQDTLKLFAEHYDSVKAEPKGTNHANIRNFSFFGWQGFLMQRNCLVPKALTSKAS; the protein is encoded by the coding sequence ATGAGCGCTATTGATAAGCTAGAACTATCAAAACTATTAGCTAAATTAGAAAACAAATCGCTAGATTTTGCTTCCGTACTGGCTATTATCGATAGTTACTATGACTATCGCCCAACTGAGTTTGTCAATGGCGAAGTACATAATGCGGCTGGCGAAAATGAAGGCAGTGCGAAAGTATTCGGCTTTGCGCTACTCAACCATTTGACCCAACAAGATACGCTAAAACTGTTTGCTGAGCACTATGACAGTGTTAAAGCAGAGCCAAAAGGTACAAACCATGCCAATATCCGTAACTTTAGCTTTTTTGGCTGGCAAGGCTTTTTGATGCAGCGTAACTGTTTAGTGCCAAAAGCGTTAACGTCAAAAGCGTCATAA
- a CDS encoding MaoC/PaaZ C-terminal domain-containing protein: MTIFSNFTYEELTIGQTASMTRQVTADDVKAFALVTHDYNPAHLDNEYAEQSQFKGVIAHGMWTAGLLSALIGTKFPGLGTIYLNQSLSFRRPVHIDDTLTATLTVKSKDDSKKWVVLDCQVTNQEGKAVVTGEAQVIPPTEKTSREAVKLDDFTLRQTFTE, translated from the coding sequence ATGACAATTTTTAGTAATTTTACCTATGAGGAATTAACTATCGGGCAAACTGCCAGCATGACCCGCCAAGTGACCGCAGATGATGTCAAAGCATTTGCGCTTGTTACCCATGACTACAACCCTGCGCATCTCGATAATGAGTATGCCGAGCAGAGCCAGTTTAAAGGCGTGATTGCGCATGGTATGTGGACAGCCGGTCTATTATCAGCCTTGATTGGTACCAAATTTCCAGGCTTGGGGACAATTTATCTGAACCAAAGCTTGTCGTTTCGTCGTCCTGTGCATATCGATGATACTTTAACCGCGACCTTGACCGTGAAAAGTAAAGACGATAGCAAAAAATGGGTGGTGTTAGATTGCCAAGTGACCAATCAAGAGGGTAAAGCGGTAGTGACAGGCGAAGCGCAAGTAATTCCCCCCACTGAAAAAACCAGCCGTGAAGCGGTCAAATTAGATGATTTTACCCTGCGTCAAACCTTCACAGAATAA
- the nrdA gene encoding class 1a ribonucleoside-diphosphate reductase subunit alpha produces the protein MTRTEDILVQKRDGRLEKIDLDKIHRVIEWAAEGLDNVSVSQVEISSHIQFYDKITTKSIHETIIKSAADLISAATPDYQYLAARLAIFHLRKIAFGQFEPPHLFDHVTKLTQEGRYDAHILQDFSKEEFDILNDYIDHNRDLSFAYAAVKQMEGKYLVQDRVTKQVFESPQFLYMLVGMCLFASYDKQYDKAARLDYIKRFYDTTSTFKISLPTPIMSGVRTPSRQFSSCVLIECDDSLDSINATTSAIVRYVSQRAGIGVNAGRIRALGSPIRGGEAQHTGCIPFYKLFQTAVKCCSQGGVRGGAATLFYPIWHLEVENLLVLKNNRGVEDNRVRHMDYGVQINKTIYQRLIKNQNVTLFSPSDVPGLYDAFFADQAEFERLYEQYEQDESIRKRSVPAQELFSLMMQERASTGRIYVQNVDHCNTHSPFDPTVAPIRQSNLCMEIALPTQPLDNINDESGEIALCTLSGINLGEINQLEDIKEPAELIVRALDALLDYQDYPVIAAKNGSMKRRTLGIGVINYAYYLAKNGTKYSDPTALGLTHRTFEALQYYLLVASNKLAKEQGACPAFGDTTYSQGILPIDTYKADIDAICNEPLQLDWESLRHDIKTHGLRNSTLTALMPSETSSQIANATNGIEPPRGLVSVKASKDGILKQVVPEIDKLKDQYELLWQMPNNKGYLSLVAIMQKFIDQSISANTNYDPTKFEDSRVPMKVMIQDLLMAYKLGVKTLYYHNTRDGANDAQDDLENGCAGGACTL, from the coding sequence ATGACTCGTACTGAAGATATCCTCGTGCAAAAACGCGACGGGCGTTTGGAAAAAATTGATTTGGATAAGATTCACCGAGTCATCGAGTGGGCAGCAGAAGGGCTTGATAATGTGTCCGTCTCACAAGTAGAAATCAGCTCACACATCCAGTTTTATGACAAAATCACCACCAAAAGCATCCATGAAACCATCATTAAATCAGCCGCGGATTTGATTTCTGCAGCAACGCCTGATTATCAGTATTTGGCAGCGCGATTGGCAATTTTTCATTTACGCAAAATCGCGTTTGGTCAGTTTGAGCCGCCGCATTTATTTGACCATGTCACCAAACTGACCCAAGAAGGTCGTTACGATGCGCATATTTTGCAAGACTTTAGCAAAGAAGAATTTGATATACTCAATGACTATATTGACCACAACCGTGATTTAAGCTTTGCGTATGCCGCCGTAAAACAAATGGAAGGCAAATATTTGGTGCAAGACCGCGTGACCAAACAAGTCTTTGAAAGCCCACAATTTTTGTATATGCTCGTCGGCATGTGTCTGTTTGCCAGTTACGACAAGCAATATGATAAGGCGGCGCGATTAGATTATATCAAGCGCTTTTATGACACCACGTCCACTTTCAAAATCTCACTACCAACGCCAATCATGTCGGGCGTGCGTACCCCATCGCGTCAGTTTAGCTCATGCGTACTCATTGAATGTGATGATAGCTTAGACAGTATCAACGCCACCACCAGTGCCATCGTGCGTTATGTGTCACAGCGTGCCGGTATTGGTGTCAATGCGGGTCGTATTCGCGCATTAGGTAGCCCAATCCGTGGCGGTGAAGCGCAGCACACTGGCTGTATTCCTTTTTACAAACTATTCCAAACTGCGGTTAAATGCTGCTCACAAGGTGGCGTGCGCGGTGGTGCAGCGACCTTGTTCTACCCGATTTGGCATTTGGAAGTGGAAAATCTGCTAGTGCTCAAAAACAACCGCGGCGTGGAAGACAATCGTGTTCGCCACATGGATTATGGCGTACAAATCAATAAAACCATTTATCAACGTTTGATTAAAAATCAAAACGTGACCCTGTTTTCACCATCGGATGTGCCAGGTTTATATGATGCTTTTTTTGCCGATCAAGCCGAGTTTGAGCGTTTGTATGAGCAATATGAGCAAGATGAATCCATTCGCAAACGCAGTGTGCCCGCGCAAGAGTTGTTTAGCTTGATGATGCAAGAGCGTGCCAGCACGGGTCGTATCTATGTGCAAAACGTGGACCATTGCAACACCCACAGTCCGTTTGACCCAACTGTCGCGCCAATTCGCCAATCGAATCTGTGTATGGAAATCGCGCTACCGACCCAACCCCTTGACAACATCAATGATGAAAGCGGTGAAATCGCCCTTTGTACGTTATCAGGCATTAACTTGGGTGAAATCAACCAATTAGAAGACATCAAAGAGCCAGCGGAACTCATCGTACGCGCGCTAGATGCCTTGCTTGACTACCAAGACTACCCGGTCATCGCTGCTAAAAATGGCTCTATGAAACGTCGCACGCTGGGTATTGGTGTCATCAACTACGCCTATTATCTTGCCAAAAACGGCACCAAATATTCAGATCCTACTGCGCTCGGTTTAACCCATCGCACTTTTGAAGCCTTACAATATTATCTGTTGGTGGCGTCAAATAAACTGGCTAAAGAGCAAGGCGCGTGTCCTGCATTTGGCGACACCACGTATTCACAAGGTATTTTACCGATTGATACGTATAAAGCGGATATTGATGCGATTTGTAATGAGCCGCTACAACTCGACTGGGAATCACTGCGTCATGATATCAAAACCCACGGTCTTCGTAACTCAACCTTGACCGCCTTGATGCCATCAGAAACCTCTAGCCAGATTGCTAACGCAACTAATGGTATTGAGCCACCTCGCGGTCTGGTATCTGTCAAAGCATCAAAAGACGGTATTTTAAAACAAGTGGTGCCTGAGATTGATAAGCTCAAAGATCAATACGAGCTATTATGGCAAATGCCAAATAACAAAGGTTATTTGAGTCTTGTGGCGATTATGCAAAAATTCATTGACCAAAGTATCTCAGCTAATACCAACTACGACCCAACCAAGTTTGAAGATAGCCGTGTCCCGATGAAGGTGATGATTCAAGACTTGTTGATGGCGTACAAATTAGGTGTTAAGACGCTGTACTATCATAACACCCGTGATGGCGCAAATGATGCCCAAGACGACCTAGAAAATGGTTGTGCTGGCGGCGCTTGTACTTTATAA
- the ung gene encoding uracil-DNA glycosylase, whose amino-acid sequence MKTLTPEQQQILANVKMPDDWKHALATELTSSNMDKIRQFLRDQYHAQKVIYPSGSQMFNAFNLTPLSQVKVVILGQDPYHGAGQAMGLSFSVPKAIPKPPSLQNILRELAADLGIAPSKHGDLTHWATQGVLLLNSMLSVEAGQAGSHQRIGWETFTDAVIEAVNQHCEHCVFILWGSYAQKKGRFIDTSKHLIITGTHPSPLGANRGGFFGTRPFSKANDYLMAHGKSPIDWQLPQ is encoded by the coding sequence ATGAAAACATTAACGCCTGAACAACAACAAATTTTAGCCAATGTCAAAATGCCTGACGATTGGAAGCACGCCTTGGCGACAGAACTAACGAGCAGCAATATGGATAAGATTCGCCAGTTTTTGCGAGATCAATATCATGCGCAAAAAGTGATTTATCCATCGGGTAGTCAGATGTTCAATGCGTTTAATTTGACGCCTTTGTCGCAGGTTAAAGTAGTGATTTTGGGTCAAGACCCGTACCATGGCGCAGGACAAGCGATGGGGTTATCTTTTTCTGTACCCAAAGCTATTCCCAAACCCCCGAGCCTACAAAATATTTTACGAGAGCTTGCCGCCGATTTGGGTATCGCCCCGTCAAAACATGGCGATTTGACCCATTGGGCAACCCAAGGGGTGCTGCTACTCAACAGTATGCTATCTGTAGAAGCAGGGCAGGCAGGCAGCCATCAACGTATTGGCTGGGAAACATTCACTGATGCAGTGATTGAGGCTGTCAATCAGCACTGTGAGCACTGTGTCTTTATCCTATGGGGCAGTTACGCGCAGAAAAAAGGCCGTTTTATCGATACCTCTAAGCATTTAATCATTACAGGCACGCATCCGTCACCGCTTGGTGCCAATCGGGGTGGTTTTTTTGGTACCCGTCCTTTTTCCAAAGCCAATGATTATCTGATGGCGCACGGCAAAAGCCCAATAGATTGGCAGTTGCCACAGTAG
- a CDS encoding mechanosensitive ion channel family protein, with protein sequence MQLSKSLNQCQHHADATSLYRRCFMMALFALLMVITSVKPTAAWAADSSKSASSASGTATPQDTFGRDTPRGSMQGFIEALAKSDWMLASRYVDLSSTKNPSATLESLKSALDSGGRINEQLQISNEPTGNLDDKLAPNLDKVGEINNPTADKKSIDILMQRVKQSNGTYIWLISQQTLREVASLSQVTQPTLVEKYIPKQWIEKDIKGYSLGHIGAVIALMIATYLACLLISQILYMIITRIYLATHPDKEKQFPIDGRVVVPAAMVLTAVIIKEAMILVGINLVVRNMASSLADILSWVSMVWLILRILDLIFKRAENHASNNHHPERLSVLNLLRKVVKLILIAVATIVILGNLGYDLTTGIAALGIGGVALALGAQKTIENLVGSVSVVADQPVNVGDYCRFGTQEGTVEDIGIRSTRLRTTDRTVVTIPNGNFSSMSIENVSQRDMFHFSQVFYISRDSEISELKEFIEQTQIYITNHPDTNSVWNQVRISGTQQDAYLVEVRCYLNVKGAMDFNQKQTDMILKIAGMMQEVGLKNALPTSRVMMGKPIDVTHSNFANTVPGKDKVVASEKLAQSDKPDTKP encoded by the coding sequence ATGCAATTGTCAAAGTCTCTTAATCAATGTCAGCATCATGCTGATGCAACATCTTTATACCGCCGTTGTTTTATGATGGCATTGTTTGCTTTACTCATGGTTATCACCAGTGTCAAACCTACCGCTGCATGGGCGGCTGATAGCAGCAAATCAGCCAGTAGCGCCAGTGGCACGGCAACCCCACAAGACACCTTTGGGCGTGACACCCCCCGCGGCAGCATGCAAGGCTTTATTGAAGCTTTGGCAAAAAGTGATTGGATGCTCGCCAGCCGTTATGTGGATTTAAGTTCTACCAAAAACCCCAGTGCCACGCTCGAATCTTTAAAATCGGCACTCGATAGCGGCGGACGCATCAACGAGCAGCTACAAATTAGCAATGAGCCTACCGGCAATCTCGATGACAAACTAGCGCCCAATCTCGATAAGGTAGGGGAAATCAACAATCCCACCGCTGACAAAAAGAGTATCGACATCTTAATGCAGCGTGTCAAACAATCTAACGGTACCTATATTTGGCTGATTTCACAACAAACCTTGCGAGAAGTTGCGTCGTTATCACAGGTTACCCAGCCGACACTGGTAGAAAAGTACATTCCCAAACAATGGATTGAGAAAGATATTAAAGGCTATAGTCTTGGGCACATCGGGGCAGTGATTGCGCTCATGATAGCGACTTATCTCGCCTGTCTATTGATTAGCCAAATCTTATACATGATTATCACGCGGATTTATCTAGCGACTCACCCAGATAAAGAAAAACAATTTCCAATTGATGGGCGCGTGGTCGTACCTGCCGCAATGGTGCTGACGGCGGTGATTATCAAAGAAGCCATGATTTTGGTGGGTATCAATTTGGTTGTGCGCAATATGGCGTCCAGCCTTGCCGATATTTTATCTTGGGTATCCATGGTATGGTTGATTTTACGTATTTTGGATTTGATTTTTAAACGTGCAGAGAACCATGCCAGTAATAACCATCATCCAGAGCGGCTATCGGTGCTAAATCTGCTGCGAAAAGTGGTAAAATTGATTTTGATTGCGGTTGCGACCATTGTGATTTTGGGTAATCTAGGCTACGACTTAACCACAGGTATTGCCGCATTGGGGATTGGTGGTGTGGCGTTGGCATTGGGTGCACAAAAAACGATTGAAAACTTGGTGGGCAGCGTATCGGTCGTTGCTGACCAGCCTGTCAATGTGGGCGACTATTGCCGCTTTGGCACGCAAGAAGGTACGGTTGAAGACATCGGTATCCGCTCCACCCGTCTGCGCACCACCGATCGCACGGTGGTGACGATTCCAAATGGCAATTTCTCATCAATGAGCATTGAAAATGTCTCGCAGCGCGACATGTTTCATTTTTCGCAAGTGTTCTATATCTCGCGCGATAGCGAAATCAGTGAGCTCAAGGAATTTATCGAGCAGACGCAAATTTATATCACCAATCATCCTGACACCAACAGTGTGTGGAATCAAGTGCGTATCTCTGGTACTCAGCAAGACGCGTATCTTGTCGAAGTGAGATGCTATCTCAATGTGAAAGGCGCGATGGATTTTAATCAAAAACAAACTGATATGATTTTAAAAATCGCGGGGATGATGCAAGAAGTGGGGCTCAAAAATGCGTTACCGACCAGCCGTGTGATGATGGGCAAACCGATTGATGTTACCCATTCAAATTTTGCCAATACTGTACCCGGCAAAGATAAAGTGGTAGCGTCAGAAAAACTGGCACAATCGGACAAGCCTGATACCAAGCCTTAG
- a CDS encoding HIT domain-containing protein has translation MFNLHPQLAKDTFLVGEFPLSTCRLMNDCQFPWLILIPRVPGIKELYELSASDQAQFLRESSWLSSQLAKTFQADKMNIAALGNQVPQLHFHHIVRYQNDIAWPNPVWGNPAIPYTPEVLSHMQQTLMMALRGHRDMPFDWQMNV, from the coding sequence ATGTTTAATTTACATCCACAACTAGCAAAAGATACTTTTTTGGTGGGCGAATTTCCGTTATCTACTTGCCGCTTGATGAACGACTGTCAATTTCCTTGGTTGATTTTAATTCCGCGTGTACCCGGTATCAAAGAATTATACGAACTATCCGCCAGTGACCAAGCCCAGTTTTTACGTGAATCCAGCTGGCTATCAAGTCAGCTTGCCAAAACTTTTCAAGCCGACAAAATGAACATCGCCGCGCTTGGCAACCAAGTGCCGCAATTGCATTTTCATCATATCGTGCGCTACCAAAATGACATTGCTTGGCCCAATCCAGTATGGGGTAATCCAGCCATCCCTTATACCCCTGAAGTTTTGAGCCATATGCAGCAGACACTGATGATGGCACTGCGGGGTCATCGTGATATGCCATTTGATTGGCAAATGAACGTCTAA
- the tadA gene encoding tRNA adenosine(34) deaminase TadA, with protein sequence MNASEHNCCDSGFCDSDETFMQAALDVAAEGGERGEVPVGAVIVHQGTIIAKGYNQPILSHDATAHAEIVAIRQACQYFDNYRLPADCELFVTLEPCTMCLGAIIHARVSRLVFAATEPKAGMIVSQQDFSQVAFYNHFLTVKQGVMAEQSRALLQDFFRHRREQKKQLRQQLRANQ encoded by the coding sequence ATGAATGCAAGTGAACATAACTGTTGTGACAGCGGCTTTTGTGACAGCGATGAGACCTTTATGCAAGCGGCGCTTGACGTTGCAGCCGAGGGCGGAGAGAGGGGCGAAGTGCCAGTGGGTGCGGTGATTGTGCATCAAGGCACCATCATCGCCAAAGGCTACAATCAACCGATTTTAAGTCATGATGCCACGGCCCACGCCGAAATAGTGGCAATAAGGCAGGCATGTCAATATTTTGACAATTACCGTCTGCCAGCGGATTGTGAACTGTTTGTCACGCTTGAGCCTTGCACCATGTGTCTAGGAGCGATTATTCACGCCAGAGTGTCGCGCTTGGTGTTTGCAGCGACAGAGCCGAAAGCAGGCATGATTGTCAGCCAACAGGATTTTAGCCAAGTGGCGTTTTATAATCATTTTTTGACCGTAAAACAAGGCGTGATGGCAGAGCAAAGTCGCGCGTTGTTGCAGGATTTTTTTCGCCATCGCCGTGAGCAAAAAAAACAACTGCGCCAGCAGTTAAGGGCAAACCAATAA
- a CDS encoding adenylate/guanylate cyclase domain-containing protein: MRESIQGLSTKLKNPKFIELAAFFILLLTLTLLDVPPIYHTLSILLLVAGVIVTVLSVIRPHHYITSASVLTLMALATGMLQFNYIPSLALWLLILIRLIFSDTKYTVSLVLLTVSVGLLSLISAHFLLPAISLTAKQEDILNFVIVFTDILIVGYHICSLVIRLRQKNQMLAQQQARIDTLVNVTNKLTRFLPPQIWQPIVKNNTKVEVINQRRKLTILFSDIVGFTDLSDHISPDHLANILNTYLDRMTQVSQKYGATLDKFLGDGLLCYFGDVGGNDRDNAIACASMAIEMRREMEVLRHQWRLLGFEGLHVRMGINTGYCYVGNFGSRNRMTYTVIGKEANFASRLESAAQNNQILISESTFNLIGHVHHCQAVGQFKFKGFQDAMNVWELLEPKSESMQQTDWVDFSLPGFNLHLNFHDIRNYDKNDITNQLKSALALVEEKQK, translated from the coding sequence TTGCGTGAATCCATTCAAGGTCTTTCGACCAAGCTAAAAAATCCGAAATTCATTGAACTGGCGGCATTTTTTATTTTATTGCTTACCTTAACCTTGCTTGATGTACCGCCTATTTATCATACGCTCAGTATTTTGCTGTTGGTAGCAGGCGTTATTGTCACTGTTTTGAGTGTTATCCGGCCTCATCACTACATTACTTCGGCCAGTGTATTAACCCTGATGGCGTTGGCAACGGGTATGTTGCAGTTTAACTATATCCCAAGCCTTGCGTTATGGTTGTTGATTTTAATTCGCCTGATTTTTTCAGATACCAAATACACTGTTTCGTTGGTACTCTTAACTGTATCAGTGGGTCTACTTAGTCTAATATCCGCGCACTTTTTATTACCTGCCATTAGTTTGACCGCCAAGCAAGAAGATATTTTAAATTTTGTCATCGTATTTACCGATATCTTGATTGTTGGTTATCATATTTGTTCTCTAGTGATTCGCTTACGCCAAAAAAATCAAATGCTTGCGCAGCAGCAAGCACGGATTGATACCTTGGTTAATGTCACCAATAAATTAACCCGTTTTTTGCCCCCCCAGATTTGGCAACCGATTGTCAAAAATAACACCAAGGTTGAAGTCATTAATCAACGGCGCAAGCTAACTATTTTGTTTTCGGACATTGTTGGTTTTACTGATTTGTCGGATCATATTAGCCCCGACCATTTAGCCAATATTTTAAATACTTACCTTGACCGTATGACCCAAGTTAGCCAAAAATATGGTGCGACCCTCGATAAGTTTTTGGGGGATGGGTTATTGTGCTATTTTGGTGACGTGGGTGGTAATGACCGTGATAACGCGATTGCTTGTGCCAGTATGGCCATTGAGATGCGCCGTGAAATGGAAGTGCTGCGCCACCAATGGCGATTACTCGGTTTTGAAGGGCTGCATGTACGTATGGGTATCAATACAGGGTATTGTTATGTCGGTAATTTTGGCAGCCGCAATCGTATGACTTATACCGTGATTGGAAAGGAAGCGAATTTTGCCTCTCGCCTTGAATCTGCCGCGCAAAACAATCAAATTTTAATCAGTGAAAGTACGTTTAATTTAATTGGTCATGTCCATCATTGCCAAGCCGTGGGGCAATTTAAATTTAAAGGCTTTCAAGATGCCATGAATGTGTGGGAATTGCTCGAACCTAAAAGTGAATCCATGCAACAAACCGATTGGGTGGACTTCAGTTTACCTGGGTTTAACCTACATTTAAATTTTCATGATATTCGTAATTATGATAAAAATGATATTACTAACCAGCTAAAATCTGCATTGGCGCTCGTTGAAGAAAAGCAGAAATAG